From Nicotiana tabacum cultivar K326 chromosome 15, ASM71507v2, whole genome shotgun sequence, the proteins below share one genomic window:
- the LOC107767825 gene encoding uncharacterized protein LOC107767825, with protein MADEPSITRWSFEDFKLFYDAKFGRKKESAAEDAAENGRAVYNGNSLTMTSNGNGHVKKTSDLSIYEQYSQANNGSSAHSNGVSSAGGDEKPQRSLLPPFESAEMRALGESLIRDIIRGSPDVKWESIKGLENAKHLLKEAVVMPIKYPKYFTGLLSPWKGILLFGPPGTGKTMLAKAVATECNTTFFNISASSVVSKWRGDSEKLIKVLFDLARHHAPSTIFLDEIDAIISQRGEARSEHESSRRLKTELLIQMDGLMRTNELVFVLAATNLPWELDAAMLRRLEKRILVPLPEPEARRAMFEELLSSAREEETLPYDLLVEKTEGFSGSDIRLLCKEAAMQPLRRLIAKLEEKQVVVPEDELPKVGQITERDIEMALKNTRPSAHLHAHRYDKFNSDYGSQVLL; from the exons ATGGCCGACGAACCTTCTATCACGCGCTGGTCATTTGAG GACTTCAAGTTGTTCTATGATGCTAAGTTTGGGAGGAAGAAAGAATCTGCTGCAGAAGATGCGGCTGAAAATGGTCGAGCTGTATATAACGGAAATTCTTTGACTATGACATCAAATGGAAATGGACATGTAAAGAAGACCTCAGATTTGTCCATCTATGAACAGTACAGTCAG GCAAATAATGGGAGCTCAGCGCACTCTAATGGAGTTTCATCTGCCGGAGGGGATGAAAAACC GCAGAGATCTCTGCTTCCTCCTTTTGAGTCAGCAGAAATGCGTGCTTTAGGAGAAAGCTTAATTAG GGATATTATTCGTGGTAGCCCTGATGTTAAGTGGGAGAGCATAAAGGGATTGGAGAATGCCAAACATCTACTTAAAGAGGCTGTTGTCATGCCAATAAAATATCCAAA GTACTTTACAGGTCTTCTTTCTCCATGGAAAGGTATCCTTCTTTTTGGCCCACCAGGAACAGGAAAG ACCATGCTAGCAAAGGCTGTTGCTACTGAATGCAACACCACTTTCTTCAACATCTCAGCATCATCAGTCGTCAGCAAATGGCGTG GTGATTCAGAGAAATTGATAAAAGTGTTATTCGACCTGGCAAGGCATCATGCACCTTCAACGATATTTCTGGATGAAATTGATGCAATCATTAGCCAACGTGGTGAAGCACGTAGTGAGCATGAATCTAGTAGGCGTTTAAAGACGGAATTGCTCATACAG ATGGATGGTTTGATGCGGACAAATGAACTTGTTTTTGTTCTGGCAGCAACAAATCTTCCCTGGGAACTAGATGCAGCTATGCTCCGGCGTCTTGAGAAGCGG ATTCTTGTGCCTCTACCAGAGCCAGAAGCAAGGAGGGCTATGTTTGAGGAATTACTATCATCGGCACGTGAAGAGGAGACTCTACCCTATGACTTATTGGTAGAAAAGACAGAAGGTTTTTCAGGTTCTGATATCCGGTTATTGTGCAAGGAGGCTGCAATGCAACCATTGAGACGCCTAATAGCAAAATTGGAAGAGAAACAAGTAGTGGTGCCCGAGGATG AGTTGCCGAAGGTTGGACAGATTACAGAGAGAGATATCGAGATGGCCTTGAAGAACACAAGACCTTCCGCTCATCTCCATGCACATAGGTATGACAAGTTCAATTCTGATTATGGCAGCCAAGTACTCCTGTGA
- the LOC142169570 gene encoding uncharacterized protein LOC142169570 gives MVKDGFNGFSDDLHDFGDNKMKSYGPEDANGAEELPDIVSRPVGDESLLDSLATHHSHPDSTSFFLGKYFDNKLDLMKQLEIAYVKMYFTFRMRKSSSKLTSVGFAHMRKVIAVDGTFLSGRYGGCLLSDVAQDTKNHIFPIVFCIVDKDTEEFLDHFQQLRDKNREVANCLANKIGFQKWSRAFFLGNQYSALTTNIAESLNAMLKDQRDFPIIGLFNHIIRKFAEQFEERRNEMKNVLTLFVPSVEKKIRNNMVVGDALRVHQLENDQFSVVRHGIDAVVDLDLNTYFCYQFDLEKIPCRHAMETLRLSFGDGYGSSIYDHSSLFYKVLTYLVAYEGTIHAIHIEEKWAVPDEIQFTKILPSDVEPIKGRKKFKRWPSILEPSSFGSRKKGKNKCSICKELGHKKMTCKVLLQHS, from the exons atGGTGAAAGATGGCTTCAATGGATTTAGTGACGACTTGCATGATTTTGGTGACAATAAAATGAAGTCGTATGGTCCGGAAGATGCAAATGGAGCGGAAGAGCTCCCAGATATTGTCAGTCGGCCAGTTGGAGATGAAAGTTTGTTGGACTCATTAGCTACACATCACAGCCACCCTGATAGTACAAGTTTTTTCCTTGGAAAATATTTTGACAATAAATTGGATCTAATGAAACAGTTGGAGATTGCTTATGTGAAAATGTATTTTACGTTTCGTATGAGGAAGAGTAGCAGTAAATTAACTTCAGTG GGATTCGCGCATATGAGAAAGGTTATTGCTGTTGATGGGACATTTCTGAGTGGCAGATATGGAGGCTGCTTGTTGTCTGATGTGGCACAAGATACAAAGAATCATATTTTTCCAATTGTGTTCTGTATAGTCGATAAAGA TACTGAGgaattcttagaccattttcagCAACTGCGAGATAAAAACAGGGAAGTAGCTAACTGCCTCGCGAATAAAATTGGGTTCCAAAAGTGGAGCAGGGCCTTTTTTCTAGGAAACCAATACAGCGCGTTGACAACAAACATTGCAGAATCGCTTAACGCAATGCTTAAGGATCAAAGAGACTTCCCGATCATTGGCCTATTCAATCATATTATTCGAAAGTTTGCAGAACAATTTGAGGAGCGGCgtaatgaaatgaaaaatgttttGACCCTCTTTGTTCCTTCTGTTGAAAAGAAGATTAGGAATAATATGGTTGTCGGCGACGCACTCCGGGTGCATCAATTAGAGAATGACCAGTTTAGCGTCGTCAGGCACGGCATAGATGCAGTAGTTGATCTGGATTTGAATACATATTTTTGTTATCAGTTTGATTTGGAAAAAATACCTTGTCGACATGCAATGGAAACTCTGAGATTGAGCTTTGGGGATGGATATGGTTCCTCTATTTACGATCACTCTTCTCTGTTCTATAAGGTTTTAACATATTTGGTAGCATATGAAGGAACCATTCACGCAATCCATATAGAAGAGAAATGGGCAGTGCCTGACGAAATTCAATTCACAAAAATACTTCCATCCGATGTCGAGCCTATAAAGGGTAGAAAGAAGTTTAAGAGATGGCCAAGCATTTTAGAACCTAGTTCTTTTGGCAGCAGGAAGAAGGGCAAAAATAAATGTTCCATTTGCAAAGAACTTGGCCATAAGAAAATGACTTGTAAAGTATTGTTGCAGCATTCTTGA